Genomic window (Jeotgalibaca ciconiae):
TCATTCTGGTAATTCAGTGTAAAACTCCCAGCAGAAGCATGGCCATGCGAACTGCCATGCAAACCATTAAATAGTGTGAAATAAACACTTTCTTTTTTAAGAGCACTAAAGCCGCTTTTTTCCCCACGAAACAAAGCGGGCAGTTCAATTTGGCTTCTCTTATGATCCGTGTACAAAGCTCCCAAAAATAATGCAGAAGAACTGCTGCCATTTTGCGGAAGAAATCCCATTTCCCGATAAATATTATATATATAGGTAAAATCTACATAATCACTATCATGTAAAGGGCTCAAATAATCATCCGAACTAGCCATATAGTAAGAAGATTTCATCGGTTGTTCCAATTTAGCTCGAAGATTAATTGGTAAAGTTCTCTTTAAACATTCAGAAACTTGTAGAATATAAGCAAGGCTTGAAATCACTTCATGATGATATAGTGGACTTTGTTCCCAGTGAACGCCATCCGAATAAAATTGAAGATCAATTTGATTTTCTAACTGCACCCATACCCAATCCATGAGACTGCTTTTTATCTTCTCAGGGAAGAATAAGTCGTATACTGCAATTCCGCTCAATGCCAAGACACCCCAGTTGCTTAAACGATACTTATCAATATAGGAGTTCTTTAAAAATTGAATATGAATCATCATTGATTCATCAATTAATTCCAACTCTTCATTTGTTAGTTTTTCTATAGGTAAATACGTGAGACTTTTCAACCAATTCATTAATCGAATACCTGAATCAATCGGTCTCCATGAATTATTATTTGATGCATTCGGAACTCCATTTTCTTTGATAAATAAGGATAGTAATTGTTTCCATTTTTTAAAGTATATTGATTTTTGAGTTAAAGCATACGTAATGGCTAAATCTACCATAAACCCTTGGCGGTTCAACATATAAGTCCATTCCACATCATCTTCTGGATAATCATTCCATTTATATTTTGAGATTGAATAGGGAATATTACAAGCTTCCATATCGAGAGCATCTGAAAAAATAATTTGATCATTCATTAAATAATCAACTCTTTCCTTTATGTTCTCAATCTCTTTTAAGTTGGATCGATAAGAATTCCTTATCCAATCTTTACTAAAAAAACATTTTTTATAATGAATAATCTGTAAAATATCCACAATAAAATCACTCCTTACATTTTTGGAAGAATTTACTTAAAGGGTTATAACGTTAAGTTTCGTTAAAAAAATAGTATTTTCTACTCTGTAGTTATTTGAATGGAATAGTAATGGGGATCAATGAAGCTCCTAGTATATTCTAATATTTCTCCATTTAAACTAGTCGTAATTTTTTGAATATCAAAAAAAACAAGGTCTTCCTCTTCTCTTGTTTGCTCCTTCAAATAATTCTCTACAATTTTCAGTTCTTTGGATGTCGGCTCGAAACGCACGATATTAACCGACATCTCGGCATGAATATTATAATTCCCAGATATTTCTTTCGTCACGCTCGCACCATGTTTAATATTTTCAATTCCTGTTTCAGGTATTTTCCTTTCTAATAAATAACGATTTTGAATCTTCCATGGTATGTCGTTGACATAGGCAACTTGAATGATTTTAATGATATTCTCTTCTCCTTGTAAATCTCCGAGTTTTTTTGCAATCTCCTTATCTTTAAATGATTCACTGATATGTGTTTCGGTACGTTCAACCACTTTCCCTTTCATGGAAGATACAGGCGAAGTTTCGCTAAATAGCACTTTACGGTTTATTAAGTTTCTACGGACAAAAGTTCCATATCCTTGACGACGAATTAAATAACCCTCGCTTACTAAGTTATTCAACGCCTTGACTACAGTGGTATTACTAACATTGTATTTCTTTTTTAAATCTGCTTCTGAATAAATTTTATCTCCTGGTAAAAAAACACCCTCATTAATCTCTTTGATAATATCTTCTTTTATCATCTGATACTTTGACACCATAGTTACTCTCCTCATCTATTTCTTTTTTTAAAAATAAAGAGTTTGATATTCATTGTCGGACTTTTCAGACTCTTGGAAATGGTTTCATAATAAATACCTAATATTATTTTACATTATTTGGAATATTTTGCTAGTTAGAATATAACAAAACATCAATGTAAAGAAAAAAACCCAGATTAACGAAATCTGAGTTTCTTCTACTTATCTTAAAAAGATCTTTAAGTCGATATTGAACGAGAAGTGAGCTTTATTATTTCATCTTAACTCCAAGAACCCATTCAGACGATAAAGTTTTCGCTCTCAATTCATCGTCAGTCCACCATCAACGGTTATGTTCTGTCCAGTAATCGCGCGTGCTGCTTCGGTTCCTAAGAAT
Coding sequences:
- a CDS encoding heparinase II/III family protein; the protein is MDILQIIHYKKCFFSKDWIRNSYRSNLKEIENIKERVDYLMNDQIIFSDALDMEACNIPYSISKYKWNDYPEDDVEWTYMLNRQGFMVDLAITYALTQKSIYFKKWKQLLSLFIKENGVPNASNNNSWRPIDSGIRLMNWLKSLTYLPIEKLTNEELELIDESMMIHIQFLKNSYIDKYRLSNWGVLALSGIAVYDLFFPEKIKSSLMDWVWVQLENQIDLQFYSDGVHWEQSPLYHHEVISSLAYILQVSECLKRTLPINLRAKLEQPMKSSYYMASSDDYLSPLHDSDYVDFTYIYNIYREMGFLPQNGSSSSALFLGALYTDHKRSQIELPALFRGEKSGFSALKKESVYFTLFNGLHGSSHGHASAGSFTLNYQNEEIISDGGRYTYTESSIRKDLKGIAAHNTFFDEEDLSTVITESWGYDHLPLPIFQNTSEIEGISGGYLFSNAWISHPSESHLLSYYSRDFLILEEQSLVIIYDSYRGNGTSLTTTYNFNEICQVIPRDENRIEFKAQLSTGELFVRNGLLKIENQKRSSIYNELIQHQRVINKNKVENGQVNEISVITLNQSIQCQPLSVYQNGKTDKYPDASGVRILLDNHEFLDIYFLFNDVIKGDKLFKTEANQYFYGKITAFNKDNQMIKIK
- a CDS encoding GntR family transcriptional regulator, encoding MVSKYQMIKEDIIKEINEGVFLPGDKIYSEADLKKKYNVSNTTVVKALNNLVSEGYLIRRQGYGTFVRRNLINRKVLFSETSPVSSMKGKVVERTETHISESFKDKEIAKKLGDLQGEENIIKIIQVAYVNDIPWKIQNRYLLERKIPETGIENIKHGASVTKEISGNYNIHAEMSVNIVRFEPTSKELKIVENYLKEQTREEEDLVFFDIQKITTSLNGEILEYTRSFIDPHYYSIQITTE